The DNA sequence GCACAGGCAAACGGAAGTAACTCGTCTTCTTTTGTTCCAAAGAACTCTCCTGTAATTAATGTTAATACAGGCCTAAGGCGCTTGCCACCTGCAAAAACACTATGCCTCATAGATTTATGAATGTGATTGGGAATAGTTTCAGCATTAGGTAGATATTCATCTAAAGATTGCTCAATTAAAATTCTTTTGTCTTCTAAATAATTATCATAATTCATATTAACTCTCCTCCTCAAAATCGACAGGCTCTAAAGTTAATTCACCGGTTTGTTTATCCTTTGCCAATTTTTCAATCTTTTTTTCAGCAGTTTGAAGTTTTTTACTACAAACTTGAGATAATTCAATACCACGTTGAAAATTTTCTAGCGATTGTTCTAAGGTTAAATCTCCTTGTTCTAAAGATTTTACCACTTTTTCTAATTCTTTTAAAGAATCTTCAAAACTCATCTGTTCTTTTTTACTTGTCACCTCTATCCACTCCTTCACCCTCAACAAACTCATAAATATCATCGTAGCTATGATTTTTTGTTCCTTTTACACAACAATCCGCTTTACCATCACTAAACTGTAACTGAATATTATCACCTTTTCCTAAATGTTCAATACTTGTAACTACTTGGCCTTTTTCTGTTTCACAAAAAGTATATCCTCTTTTTAGTACTTTTAACGGACTTAATGAATCAAGTTTTTTAACAAGAATTTTAAATTGATTTTTTTGCTCCTGTATTAAATGATATTGTTCTCGTAACAACCTCTGATCCAAATATTCTAATTCTTTTTTTCTTTCTAAAACGAAAATCTCTGGTGTTTTAATAACTGGTCTGTTTACTAATTCATGATATTTATGTCTAAGATTATTAACTCTATTAAGTAGACCTTTTTCTAACCTTTGTCTATAGTCTTCTAATAAACGCATAAGTTCTTCTTGATCTGGAACCACTAATTCTGCAGCAGCTGTTGGAGTAGGTGCTCTTAGATCTGATACAAAATCAGAAATAGTAAAGTCTGTTTCGTGTCCAACACAGGACACCACTGGGGTTTGAGAGTTAAAAATAGCTCGTGCCACGTCTTCTGTATTAAATGGCCAAATTTCTTCTAAAGAACCTCCTCCTCTGCCGAGAAGAATTACGTCTCCATCAATCATTGCATTCGCGTACTGTATCCCAGAAGCAATTTCTGTTTGTGCCAATTCACCTTGGACACGTACCGGTATTAATGTTATGGATGTTAATGGATATCTTCTACTAATCGTTACAACCATATCTCTAACAGCGGCACCAGTAGGTGAAGTAATAACTACTACTTTTTTAGGAAACTTAGGTATTGGTTTTTTATATTCAGTATCAAAGAGACCTTCCTCTTTTAAATCGTTTTTTAACTTTTCAAAAGCTAAATGTAAAGAGCCCATTCCATCACGTTGCATACTATCTACATAAAGTTGATATAGCCCGGCTTTTTCATATATGCCCACAAAACCTGAAACGATTACCTTAATTCCATCTCTAGGCTTAAAGTCCAGGGCCCAATTCCGGTTTCTAAACATTATACACCGTAAACTAGCACCCTGGTCTTTAATAGTAAAATACATATGCCCTGATGAGTGATGTTTGAAATTTGAGATTTCACCTCTCACCAGGACATTTTTTAAATTGTTATCTTTTAATAAAAGATTCTTCAAGTAACCTGTAAGCTGTGTTACAGTTACTGCTTGTTTTTCCATGCCTTTGCAGCTTCAATAGTATTATTTAATAGCATCGTAATCGTCATAGGGCCAACTCCACCGGGCACAGGCGTAATATGGCTAGCTGCTTCTTTAGCAGAGTCAAACTCGACATCTCCTATTAATTCTCCTTCTATTCTATTAACTCCAACGTCAATTACAACTGCACCAGGCTTAATCATTTTTCCTGTTACAAATTCAGGTTTTCCTACTGCTACAATTAAAATATCAGCCTCTTTTGTCATAGCACTTAAATCTTTAGTTCTAGAATGGCAAATAGATACTGTCGCGTTTTGCTCAAGTAATAATAATGATATTGGTTTTCCAACAATATTGCTACGCCCAACAATCACTGCATTTTTTCCATTAATTTCACAATTGATAGATTCTAATAACTTCATAATACCTGCCGGAGTACAAGGGGTGAATTTTTTCTTACCAGCTACTAAATTTCCAACATTGATGGGATGAAAACTATCAACATCTTTATCCGGGTCTATAGAATTGATAACTTTATTTTCATTAATATGATGTGGTAACGGTAATTGTACTAATATTCCATGTACAGAATCATTTTCATTTAACTCTTTTATCAATTGTAATAATTCCTCTTCAGAAACATCAGAAGGAAGTCGCTTTACAGTTGATTCCATCCCAATTTTATTTGCTGTTTTTTCTTTCATACTTACATAAGTTTTTGAAGCCGGATCATCTCCAACTAATATAACTGCTAAATGAGGTGCTATACCATCCGTTTTTAATTTTGCAACTTCTTCTTTCAAATCTCCCCTTATTCCCTTAGCAACCTTCTTACCATCAATGATTTGTGCACTCATTTTATAATACCTCCCTTTTGGAATTAAAATATTTACTTCCTGCAAAACTTTAAAAGTCTACCATAAAAGGATTTTGCAGGCTATTTCAACAGGAGTCCCTCCACTTTATAACGAAACACTCATCTAGGAATATTTCTTGGAGGTAATCCTGTGAAAAACAAAATTTCTTTCTTTGATTACTCCAATGAGTTTCAAAAGTTAGATTCTCATTCGAAACTCAAGAAACTTCTGATTACGTAGATTTTTCTGAAATTAACCAAACAGGACGGCGCCTTATTCTCCTATGTTTTTTACTTCAATAATTCAAAAGCTTTTCTCCATACCAACGGTTCAGTGTTAGTTAGCTTTCTGAACTATCAAGACCGCTTAAATTTTTACTGCTTTATCGATTCCGTTTCTAACCCTTCAGGCTTTGCTAGATTTAAACACAAATTAAGAAAAGATGGTATAAAGAAATATTACATAAGCTAATTGAATTAACTAAACCATATTTCCCTTTTGATTCATCCCTTCCCTCTTTTACATCACTGGATTTGAGGCCTCTTTTAATAACCCTGAATATTTCCATTATCCTAAAAGAAAGGTTGAGAAGGAAACTCCCATAAAGCCTGACCATGAATCAATTGATAAAACTCTTAGTAAAATGCCTAAACGTTCTAAAAGCTGAGTCCAAGTCCAAGCTTCTTACAACAATGGCATTTTGTTACGCTTTTACTGGTGAATTAACAGATGGGTTCAGTGTTATTAGAGATATTGAACCTTTAGAGAGTCAAAAATACTCTACTACTCCCCCTCATGAATAAAAATACAATATCTTCACAGCGATACCGGACTTTGATTGTACTGAAAACTACCGCTTCTTGTATAGAAAAATGGTCATTGCCCTATTAACCTTAATCCTATACCACTTTCAAATATGATGGTTATTGTAATTCTAGTAAAAGAATCACATGAGTTTGCCTTTAAATAGAAAACAAGGTACTAAACATTTTAGTAAAAGGTTCTATTAATTAAAATATTTAGCTTTCTTCTCCGTGGTTACTTAACACATACTATAATAAAATTCTCTATATATTAACTTATGCCATTTGAGTTTTCAAATGATTATGACCTAACAAAGATACACCTATTGCATTATCTTTTGAGAGATTAGGCGTGGTAAATAAAAAAGATATTTCAGATTCTCTAAAGCATCTACTAATATACTTTTTTATATAATTATTACTCATTACTCCCCCAACGAATAAAATTTTCTTTTTTCTTTTGTGTTTAGAAGCATTTTTTAATATACTAACTAAAGATTCTGCTACACATTTTTCAACTTTTCTTGCAATAATTTCTCGTTTATAATTACCTTCATTTATAATTTTCTTGATATGGGTCTCTGGACCTGAAAAATTTACCCATGTATCGGATATAGATATAGGGACTGAAACATCTTGTTTAGCATCCACGAATTTAGATAGACTTTCTAATTGTGGCCCACCAGGGAAAGGAAGACCTAGTTTGTTAGCCGTCCTGTCAATTAATTGACCGGCCGCAAGATCCCTTGTCCCACCTATAATTTTAATATCAAACGAACTATAATTCTGTGAGGGAACACATTCTAATAATTCTGTTGTACCCCCAGATACATGAAATACATAAAACTCTTCTAAAACATTAAGATCTATTTTTTGTAAATTGTCATATAAACAAGCAGCTATATGACCTTCTTGATGACTAACTCGATAAATAGGGACTTCAAAAGCAGTCCTTAAAAAAGATGCATATGAATCACCAACTAAAAACACTGGCATGTAAGATTCTTTTTGTGGTCTTGGCTTACTACTAACAGAAATAGCTGTTATATTATATTTTAAGTCAAGTTTCATAGTATCAGTCAACTTTTCTAGGGCTTTAGGTAAGTTCTTTGTATGTTGAAAAACACCTTCTGATTGCCGTAATCCCCCTTTATTTGAGGATACTTCTAAGGGAAGTTGTACAGAGTTAATAAAATTAAGATTAGTATCTAATAAGGCTAAAGAAGTTGTATAACAGCTTGTATCTATGCCAAGGACTAAACCCATATCATCACCGATCCCTTTTCAGTTGTTCCGCAATTTTATCTAAGATTCCATTAATATAGCTTGATGCTTTGTCTGTACTAAATTTCTTAGCCAGTTCTACCGCTTCATTGATAGAAACTCGAACAGGTATGTCATCAAAATAAATCATTTCACAAATAGCAAGTCTCATAATACTTAGATCTACACGACTAAGACGCTCTATTTTCCAGTTTTCTGACATCTTATCTATATGACTATCTATAATTGGTAGTTCTGTACTTGCTTTAGAAGTGACATCTTCTAAATATTGATAATTATTTACATCTAACTGTTCTTCACCACTTTCTTTATATTGTTGTGCACCTTCATAATTCAACTCATCATTATTAAATGCCATTTGAAAAATTATTTTCATTGCTGTTTCTCTAGCAAAACGTCTAGACATCTTTTATCCCCCTATATTACTTTAAAATTTTTCTTATCTTCTGGGCGGTAAAAATCTATGTATTGAGATAGGCAGTTGTTTTTCTTTATCCCAATAGTAACCAAAATAAAAGCCTACCCCCATTAAAATCAATACTAATAAACCTTGTAAAAAACCAAAAATCACAAAAATTAATGAAATTAGAAAACCTAATACCACACCTATAATTCTTCCCAAATAATTTTCTAATAGATACATTATGTATTCACGATTCAAATTATCACCCCCAGTTACTTAGGCCGTGAAGCATCAGATGCTATATTTTCAATATAAACCTTAACCTCACTTATATTTACTCCTGCCTTAGATTCAACATGATCTTTAGCTATCTTTTGAAGTTCTTCAGAAACTTGAGGTATTTCTACATCTGCTTGAACTTTACCTTTCAAGTATATAATTAGACCATTTTCAGATACTTTTATTCTTGATTTAACTTCTTTCATACCTTTAACTTCATTTTTTGCTACTCTTAAAACCATACTTTCTATAGTTTTTAGAGATATTTTAACTTCACCTATTTCTGTGTTCTGATTAACAACCTCTTCATTTTTTTCAACCCTCGATGCTCCCCAAATTGATCTCAACGCGATTAATAGAATAATTAAACCCACAATTCCTAATTCTAAAGATTCAGCATAAAATTCCATGCTTGTCCTTACTTCATCCATAATTGGATGGATAGGTATAGCAAAAGATACTAGGATAACTGATAGAATTAGTAATAGAAAACTAGTTATAAAAAAGATCACTCTGTCAAAAACATGCACTAATTATCCCTCCTTTAAGTTATAACCTTTTGTTTTTTTAGAAACCCTTCATTATTATGGTGAATCATTGATTATTTTTTATACATCTTCAAAGCGAACTCGTTGAATATATACATTTACATTGCTAACAGAAAAACCAGTCATATTTTCTACAGCCTCTTTTACTACTTCTTGAGCTGCCTTAGATATTTCAGGAATTTTAACCCCATACTGTATATCTAAATTCACATCAATAGAAACATTTTCTTCTGTTAGATCTACTTTAATGCCTTTTGAAGTTTTTTTACCAAACATTTCACTTATTCCTTCAGAAACCCCCCCACTGACATTATAAATTCCATCTAATTCTTTCAACGCTAAGTAAGAAATAATACCAATAACGTTATTGGCTATACGGACTTGACCGAGCTCATTTTTCTCTGCCATTGTATGAGAATTTGGGTCCATTTTTTAGTACACCTCCTACAAAACTACAAATGTATTTATTATTTATATTCGTTATTAAACCAAAAAATCCTTTTTTTGATAAGTTAAATACAGTTATAAAGTGTATAATATAGTATTCCCTATCTTAATTATATTCAATCACTTTAACATTAGAAATTGATACTCCAGCATTCTCTGACACTATTTCTGCAATCTGTCTTATTTCTGTTTCTGATAAGTTTTCCACTTTAACTATTACATTAGCTGAACCATTTCTAAAAAAGAATATTGCATCTTCAAAACCATTTGCTCTTATAAGGTTTTCAAGAGTCAATTCTTTTTCTCTGATTTTCACCAAATCTAAAAGTTCACTTTCTGCTTCACTTTTCGCTTCATCACTAGTGTTTGGATTATCTATAAATTGATTCAATCGTTCTATTTCTTTTGATCTTACTCGATCTCTCTCTAGTCTATAAGCAACAAAAAAATCTTTGTCCTCTTCCATTTCCCACTCTTCTACTTCATCTGGTGGAATAAGGTCTGCAGAAGTTACATCTTCTTCGGTTTCATTTTCTATAATATCAGATTCGGTGTCATCTTCTTTAAGTATGTTATTAGACCCTTCTTCAATATCTATTTCCGCATCACCTTCTTGTTCAATAACATCTACAGACTCTCCTTGTAAAATTTCAACTTGCTCAACTTCTCTATCAACATTAATTATCCAAAAGGTTAAAGCTATAAAAAAACCTGAAATAAAAATTACCCATCGCCTTTTTAGGTAAATTATTTTCATATTAAAACCTCCTAATTATTTTTTGGTAGTATTACGATATTATGCTCTGCAACATCAAACAAAGTATTAACAGCTGTTAACAAATTTTTCTTTACCTTTACATCATTTGCACCCTCCGAAACTACCAAAACGCCATTAATTGCGGGCTTTTTCTCTCGTAATACTAAGGGCTCATCACCCTGCCCTCTAATTGTTAATACTTCATGATTAGAAAATTCCTCTGTAATTTCTCTTTTACCATCTGTTCCATCACTTTCTACAGTTGTAACTTTTTCTTCATCTTTATTTTTAGCAATATCTAGTTTTTTGCTTCCTTCTAAAGTTATCATAGCATTAACATCACCAGCTCCTATAACTTGAGACAAAATAGTTTCTAAATCTTTTTCCAGTTGTCGCTTATACTGGCTTTCTTCAGTTGATCTTTCAATATCAAAATTCTCTTCTTCATTAGGTATTGGATTAATTTCAGTATTAGGATCATCTTCATCACTTTCTAGTGGATTACCGAGTAATAAAAATATCAGTCCCAATATACCTAGCACTATTAAGTGTGGAGGTATTTTTTTAAAAAAGTCTTTAGTTGATTGATTCATAATCTCCCCTCCCTTGATTCTTCTTAATACTTTTGGCCTAGCTAGTACATTCTATGCAATAACAGATTATTTCATTACTTTTACCAAAACATGGTCTTCAGTTATTTGAAAAACATCACTTATATCCTTTTCAAAATTATCTAGTTTTTCGTCTGAAACATTCAATTTATTTTCTGATTTATTATTCTTTTTTTCAATTAAATCACTAGTATTATCATTCTCTAAGCTAATTTTTATTTCTTCAACTGGTTCTACTAGTTCTTCTTTATTTTGCTCATCTAACTCTTTATCTTTTTTATCTAAAAAAACTGTTAAACTTTTTATTTCTCCGTAGTTTTCAAGAGAACTGTCATCTTGATATTCTATTTCAACATTAGCAACTTCAATACTATCAAAATGATATTGTGACCTTTCTTTTACTTGTCCTTTGATTTCGTCTTTGTAGCGAGCATCAATTTTATCAATTCTATTTTGTTGCATATCCTCTCCTCTTTCTAATAAATCATCCACTTGATCTATATCAGCTTCTGGTTCTTCAAAAATATCAGGTTCAATCATATCTCCATTTTCTAATATTTTGACTATCGGATTTAAAATTATTAAAACTATCATAAGTCCTATTACTAATCTTACGTACCTTTGCAAATTCCCAGGTGGAAGTAGTAATTCTAAAAAAGAAGCCAATATAATTACTATAACTATTGAAGTTACTAATTCATTTAGATGATCTAACAATTATATCCCCCCTTTTTCTAACCCCTGATCATCATTGATATATTAGTAGCACCAATAATTGTTGCCATAGCTATAAAAAACATAACCGAAACTGTAGCTACTCCGGCAAAAACTAGTGTTAAACTTTTAGACATGGTATTTAAACTATCAGGAATTGTAGTTTCTCCTAAAGGTTCCATTAACGAAGCAGCTAATTTATATATAAAAACTAGTGCAAGAATTTTTAGAGCAGGAAAAATTGTTATGAAAAATAAAATAACTGCCCCTGCCATGGTTACACTGTTTGTTAAAACTAAAGATGCTCCCATGACCGTTTCAACTGCATCAGATAAAGCTTTCCCGATAACTGGTATAAACGAACCTGTTAAAAATTTAGCTGCTCTAATAGATATACCATCAGCGACAGCACCACCTACTCCTTGTAACCCCATAATGCCTATAAAAATTGTAAGAAAAAAACCGATAGCTGTAATACTAACATTTTGAAACAGGTCAGCTAATGAAGATACTTTAAATTTAGGATTGATATGACTTATCACATTTAATACCGCAGAAAATAGGAGTAAAGGTAAAATAACATTGCTAATTAAAGTACTGAAAGTATTAATTAAAAATATAGTTATCGGGTGAAAGATTGCAACAGATGTCACAGCTCCCATAGAAGCCATAAGAGTTAACAATAAGGGGATTAAAGCTAAAATTATATCTACCATGTTATCTACGGTTTCTCGACCAATTTGAATTGCTAAATAAAAACTTTGTAATGCAATAACAACTATAGACATGTAAATAACTGTATGGGCTAATTTAGCAACATTTTCATTAGCAAATGCATTTTGCAATGTCGTTAGTAAAACTGCTACTACGGTAAGTAGTATAACTTTACCTAGAAGTTGAAAATTAACAACTACTTCATGTAGAAAAAATCTTAATAGCCCACTAAAAAGTTGAGCTAGACTAATGTCACCATCATCGCCTCGGATTAAATAAAAAAGATCCCTGAAGGTCAGGTCAGGAATGTAAGCATCCATTTCTTGATTTAACTGATTCCACTGTTTTTCCATTTCTTTTATTTCCGGTTGATCTAATATTTCATTTAAGTCTTCGTCTAGCTTTTCATCTGTTATTTCTTCACCATAAACAGTAGATGGGATTATTAAATAGATTAGTAATAATAAAATTACAACTAATTTTTTCATAAACTTCATCCTTCCTAAGGAAGTAAAGTTAACACTGTTTCTAAAATCATAACCACTAACGGAACAGCCATAAGCATTATTGCGATTTTTCCACCCAACTCGATTTTTTTGGCCATAGCTCCTTCATCTGCATCTTTACAAACTTGAGCACCAAACTCTGTAATATAGGCTATCCCAACAATTTTAAGAAGAGTATCAAAATAAGCAAAATCTAAGTCAGCTTGTAAAGTGAGTTCTTCTAAAATGTCTAGAACAGACTTTAGTGGACTTAATAAATACAAAAAAATCATTATTCCCGCTGCCATTGATAGCAAAACTGCTAACTCTTTTTTATACTGTCTAACTACAACAATCAAAACAGTTGCTATAAAACCAAATCCAACTATTTGAATAATATCCATAATTAATACACTCCAAATACCTGCCTAACTGTCTCAAAGAGATCAGCTAGAAGATGAATTACCATAAATAATACAATAATTATTCCAGCTAAATTTACATACGTTGTCACATCTTTTCTATCTAGTGCTGTTAGGACTGGATTTAATATAGCTAGAATCATTCCCACACCTGCTATTCTAAATAGTAAATCAATATCCAGTTCATACATCTAAATTCCTCCTTTAGTTACCATATTAAAATCACAAGTAAAAGCCCCGTTAGCACTCCTAGATACCGCCACATTTTTTCACTTTTTTTACGATCTTCAAGGGCTAATTTTTGATTTACTCTTATATGAGATAAACATAGTTCTATATGTCTTAACTGTTCATCAGTATCACTTTTTCCTAAATTTATTGTAAAGTTTTCAATTATTTCCCAATCTTCTTCTAACAATGGTAAATCAGATTCTAACTTATCACGAGCTGCTACAATTGCTTCATCTGGAGGGCACCCTTCTTGTGCTAAGTAATAGTTTAAATTAGAAAAAATTTTCCCAGCACTTTTAGGAAATCTTCTACCAAGTTTCGATAAAAGTACAGGTAAAGGTGTTGCTACATAATTTATTTCTGAGGCTGCCATTTCTAAAATAGTTTCAATTTCTTGAAGTATTTTAGGGCGTAGTCTATAATTACTAGCAATTTTATTTCCTAGTGCCATAGAAGTGAATAAAATCAAGGCTGCTCCAATTATTCTTAGCACTATCATCCCCCCTGTTTTCTCAAGAATTTTTCATTTTTTAAATTGTTAATTTTTAGTTGTTTCTTGTTTTTCTCATGATTGTTTTTTACAATAGATTCAACAGTACCAGGACCCCTATTATTAGTTAAAAATACTACTCTTTCAATTCCACCGCTATCTAGTAATTCCGAAAATCCAGGACGATTCATAAGAGAATTATATGAGTCAGAATGAGCTGATAATAACAGTTTAACTCCTGCATTCAAGGCTTCCCCTACAGCTTTTACATCTTCTTGACTTCCAATTTCGTCAGTTACGATGAGATCAGGGGACATTGATCTTAACACCATAGTTATTCCTTTAGCTTTAGGACATCCATCTAACACATCTGTTCTTAACCCCACCTCCTTTTGAGGTACACCTTTAACAGTCCCAGCTATTTCTGAACGCTCATCTACAAGGCTAATATTATGTGGTCTTATTTCTGAAGATCCCTCACTATAAATTCTAGTTAAATCTCGTAATAGAGTTGTTTTACCACATCCAGGTGAGCCAACTATTAAAGTATTATATATACTTTTTTGATGGTTATTGTAAATTTTACAAGCAAGACTTTGAGAAGCACCTATGACTTCACGTGATATTCTAAAATTGATACTCGAAATATCCTTAATAGTTCTAACATGATTATCTCTTATATTTGTTTTCCCAACTAAACCAACTCGATGCCCACCAGCTACAGTTATAAACCCTCTTGATAGTTCATTTTGATATGAATATACTGAGTTTTCACTTATCAATGCTATGATTTTCTCTAGATCACTCTTTCTAACTTTGTAATCTGTTACTATGTCATCTGATGTTAGTTTTAATATAATTGGTTTATTGATTCTAACCCTAATTTCTTCAATTTTATCTTTTGAGTTTTTATTTTTTTTAAGACATTCTATTATTATCTTATTTATATTATTAGGAAAAAAATTACGTAAAATTTTTTCGATTTCTTTCATAAACGGCTACCCTCCTTTTGTAAATATTTATTTGGCTAGTCCTACGTTTATGCATAAAAAAACTCCCGGATAA is a window from the Natranaerobius trueperi genome containing:
- the nusB gene encoding transcription antitermination factor NusB; the protein is MSRRFARETAMKIIFQMAFNNDELNYEGAQQYKESGEEQLDVNNYQYLEDVTSKASTELPIIDSHIDKMSENWKIERLSRVDLSIMRLAICEMIYFDDIPVRVSINEAVELAKKFSTDKASSYINGILDKIAEQLKRDR
- a CDS encoding O-sialoglycoprotein endopeptidase — protein: MGLVLGIDTSCYTTSLALLDTNLNFINSVQLPLEVSSNKGGLRQSEGVFQHTKNLPKALEKLTDTMKLDLKYNITAISVSSKPRPQKESYMPVFLVGDSYASFLRTAFEVPIYRVSHQEGHIAACLYDNLQKIDLNVLEEFYVFHVSGGTTELLECVPSQNYSSFDIKIIGGTRDLAAGQLIDRTANKLGLPFPGGPQLESLSKFVDAKQDVSVPISISDTWVNFSGPETHIKKIINEGNYKREIIARKVEKCVAESLVSILKNASKHKRKKKILFVGGVMSNNYIKKYISRCFRESEISFLFTTPNLSKDNAIGVSLLGHNHLKTQMA
- a CDS encoding Asp23/Gls24 family envelope stress response protein; protein product: MDPNSHTMAEKNELGQVRIANNVIGIISYLALKELDGIYNVSGGVSEGISEMFGKKTSKGIKVDLTEENVSIDVNLDIQYGVKIPEISKAAQEVVKEAVENMTGFSVSNVNVYIQRVRFEDV
- a CDS encoding exodeoxyribonuclease VII small subunit, whose protein sequence is MTSKKEQMSFEDSLKELEKVVKSLEQGDLTLEQSLENFQRGIELSQVCSKKLQTAEKKIEKLAKDKQTGELTLEPVDFEEES
- the spoIIIAF gene encoding stage III sporulation protein AF, whose amino-acid sequence is MLDHLNELVTSIVIVIILASFLELLLPPGNLQRYVRLVIGLMIVLIILNPIVKILENGDMIEPDIFEEPEADIDQVDDLLERGEDMQQNRIDKIDARYKDEIKGQVKERSQYHFDSIEVANVEIEYQDDSSLENYGEIKSLTVFLDKKDKELDEQNKEELVEPVEEIKISLENDNTSDLIEKKNNKSENKLNVSDEKLDNFEKDISDVFQITEDHVLVKVMK
- the folD gene encoding bifunctional methylenetetrahydrofolate dehydrogenase/methenyltetrahydrofolate cyclohydrolase FolD, with product MSAQIIDGKKVAKGIRGDLKEEVAKLKTDGIAPHLAVILVGDDPASKTYVSMKEKTANKIGMESTVKRLPSDVSEEELLQLIKELNENDSVHGILVQLPLPHHINENKVINSIDPDKDVDSFHPINVGNLVAGKKKFTPCTPAGIMKLLESINCEINGKNAVIVGRSNIVGKPISLLLLEQNATVSICHSRTKDLSAMTKEADILIVAVGKPEFVTGKMIKPGAVVIDVGVNRIEGELIGDVEFDSAKEAASHITPVPGGVGPMTITMLLNNTIEAAKAWKNKQ
- a CDS encoding stage III sporulation protein AB; the protein is MLRIIGAALILFTSMALGNKIASNYRLRPKILQEIETILEMAASEINYVATPLPVLLSKLGRRFPKSAGKIFSNLNYYLAQEGCPPDEAIVAARDKLESDLPLLEEDWEIIENFTINLGKSDTDEQLRHIELCLSHIRVNQKLALEDRKKSEKMWRYLGVLTGLLLVILIW
- a CDS encoding DUF2273 domain-containing protein: MNREYIMYLLENYLGRIIGVVLGFLISLIFVIFGFLQGLLVLILMGVGFYFGYYWDKEKQLPISIHRFLPPRR
- the amaP gene encoding alkaline shock response membrane anchor protein AmaP, with amino-acid sequence MHVFDRVIFFITSFLLLILSVILVSFAIPIHPIMDEVRTSMEFYAESLELGIVGLIILLIALRSIWGASRVEKNEEVVNQNTEIGEVKISLKTIESMVLRVAKNEVKGMKEVKSRIKVSENGLIIYLKGKVQADVEIPQVSEELQKIAKDHVESKAGVNISEVKVYIENIASDASRPK
- the spoIIIAE gene encoding stage III sporulation protein AE, which gives rise to MKKLVVILLLLIYLIIPSTVYGEEITDEKLDEDLNEILDQPEIKEMEKQWNQLNQEMDAYIPDLTFRDLFYLIRGDDGDISLAQLFSGLLRFFLHEVVVNFQLLGKVILLTVVAVLLTTLQNAFANENVAKLAHTVIYMSIVVIALQSFYLAIQIGRETVDNMVDIILALIPLLLTLMASMGAVTSVAIFHPITIFLINTFSTLISNVILPLLLFSAVLNVISHINPKFKVSSLADLFQNVSITAIGFFLTIFIGIMGLQGVGGAVADGISIRAAKFLTGSFIPVIGKALSDAVETVMGASLVLTNSVTMAGAVILFFITIFPALKILALVFIYKLAASLMEPLGETTIPDSLNTMSKSLTLVFAGVATVSVMFFIAMATIIGATNISMMIRG
- the spoIIIAC gene encoding stage III sporulation protein AC, producing the protein MYELDIDLLFRIAGVGMILAILNPVLTALDRKDVTTYVNLAGIIIVLFMVIHLLADLFETVRQVFGVY
- the xseA gene encoding exodeoxyribonuclease VII large subunit, which codes for MEKQAVTVTQLTGYLKNLLLKDNNLKNVLVRGEISNFKHHSSGHMYFTIKDQGASLRCIMFRNRNWALDFKPRDGIKVIVSGFVGIYEKAGLYQLYVDSMQRDGMGSLHLAFEKLKNDLKEEGLFDTEYKKPIPKFPKKVVVITSPTGAAVRDMVVTISRRYPLTSITLIPVRVQGELAQTEIASGIQYANAMIDGDVILLGRGGGSLEEIWPFNTEDVARAIFNSQTPVVSCVGHETDFTISDFVSDLRAPTPTAAAELVVPDQEELMRLLEDYRQRLEKGLLNRVNNLRHKYHELVNRPVIKTPEIFVLERKKELEYLDQRLLREQYHLIQEQKNQFKILVKKLDSLSPLKVLKRGYTFCETEKGQVVTSIEHLGKGDNIQLQFSDGKADCCVKGTKNHSYDDIYEFVEGEGVDRGDK
- the spoIIIAD gene encoding stage III sporulation protein AD, which translates into the protein MDIIQIVGFGFIATVLIVVVRQYKKELAVLLSMAAGIMIFLYLLSPLKSVLDILEELTLQADLDFAYFDTLLKIVGIAYITEFGAQVCKDADEGAMAKKIELGGKIAIMLMAVPLVVMILETVLTLLP
- a CDS encoding SpoIIIAH-like family protein, whose amino-acid sequence is MKIIYLKRRWVIFISGFFIALTFWIINVDREVEQVEILQGESVDVIEQEGDAEIDIEEGSNNILKEDDTESDIIENETEEDVTSADLIPPDEVEEWEMEEDKDFFVAYRLERDRVRSKEIERLNQFIDNPNTSDEAKSEAESELLDLVKIREKELTLENLIRANGFEDAIFFFRNGSANVIVKVENLSETEIRQIAEIVSENAGVSISNVKVIEYN